The Amycolatopsis coloradensis sequence GCCCGATGATCACCGCGCGAGGAGTCACCAGCGCTCCTCGAGCGCCTTCAGGTAGGCCTCGGCGTTGCGCTTGCCCTCGGCCAGCGAGTCGCCGCCGAACTTCTCCAGCGCGGCGTCCGCGAGCACCAGCGCGACCACCGACTCCAGCACGACCCCGGCCCGGGGCACCGCGCAGACGTCGGAACGCTGGTGGATGGCCACCGCGGGTTCGCCGGTGGTGACATCCACAGTGGACAGTGCTTTGGGGACGGTCGAAATCGGCTTCATGGCGACGCGCACGCGCAGCGGCTCGCCGTTGGTGATGCCGCCTTCGAGGCCGCCCGCGCGGTTGGACCGGCGGGTCACCCCGACCGGGCCGGTGCCGCGGTCGATCTCGTCGTGGGCCTGGCTGCCCCACCGCTTGGCCGTGGTGAAGCCGTCGCCGACCTCCACGCCCTTCATCGCCTGGACGCCCATGAGCGCGCCGGCGAGGCGGGCGTCGAGCCTGCGGTCCCAGTGGACGTGCGAGCCGAGGCCCGGCGGCAGGCCGTAGGCGATCACCTCGATCACGCCGCCGACGGTGTCACCCGCCTTCCGCACGGCGTCGACCTCGGCGACCATCGCGTCGGTCCCCTCCTGGCCGAAGGCACGGACCGGGCTCTCGTCGATGGCGGGCAGATCCGACGGCACCGGCAACGGGCCCTCGGGCGCCGACGCCCCGCCGATGGACACGACGTGGCTGAGGATCTCGACCCCGAGCAGCTGCTTGAGGTACGCACGGGCCACCGTGCCGAGCGCCGTGCGGGACGCCGTCTCACGGGCGCTCGCGCGCTCCAGCACCGGACGGGCCTCGGGGAAGCCGTACTTCTGCATCCCCGGCAGATCCGCGTGGCCGGGCCGGGGACGGGTCAGCGGCTCGTTGCGCGCGAGGCCTTCCAGCTCCTCGGCGGGCACGGGATCGGCCGACATGACCTTCTCCCATTTGGGCCACTCGGCGTTCTCGATCTGGACCGCGACGGGGCCGCCCTGGGTGAGCCCGTGCCGGACGCCGCCGGTGAACTCGATGTGGTCGGTCTCGAAGCCCATCCGGGGGCTGCGGCCGAAGCCGAGCCTCCGGCGCGCGAGCTGCTCGCCCACTTCGGCGGTGGTGACCTCGACCCCGGCGGGCATCCCTTCCAGGATGGCGGCGAGGGCGGGTCCGTGCGATTCCCCTGCGGTTATCCAGCGCAACACCTGACAGATCCTGTCACAACCTCCTCTCTGTCCCGGTACAGGCCGGGCTATCCCGGACCGGGTCCGGCGAAGACGGCGAGCGCCCACGCCGCGACCAGGAGACCGGGCCCGTGCGGCACCGTGGGATGCCGGGGGCCGCCCACCGCGAGCGCCACGCTCAGTAACGCGGCGGCGACGGCGCCGAGCACGATCGACGGCCAGCCCGTCGCGGCCAGGACCGCGCCCAGGCTGCCCGCGAGCTTCACGTCTCCGGCGCCGAGCGAGCGCGGCGACAACGCGTGGACGAGCGCGTGCGCCCCGCCGAAGACCAGCGCGCCGAGCACGGCCCGCCACGCGATGGCGGCCCCTCCCCCGTGCGCGGCGATCGCGAGGGCGGCGGCCAGCGCCGGGTACGCGGGCAGGGTCAAGACGTCGGGCAGGCGGCGGTACTTCAGGTCGGCGAGCGCCAGTGGGACGGCGAAGACGGTCAGCACGGCCGGGACGGCGAGCCACCACGACGGCCAGGCACCGGCGTCGTGCCGCAGCCAGACCACGACGAGCGCCGCCGCGGCGATGGCGGCCGCCCACGCCGTGACCGGCGCTCCCGCCCGGCGCAGGCAGGAGCGCGTGGCGAGCGCCGATCCGGCGCCCGCCACCGCGATGGCGATCGGCGTGAACACAAGATCAAGAGTGCGCCCGTCGCGCTCGGTGAGGCAAGGATTTCCTTTCGTGACAGGAACTTTGACGCACTTTCGGCAGGTCGGGCGCGGGTGCTGAAGTCGTGAACGGACCGTTCAGGGACGTGGGCGCGTCGCGGCGGGCGTGGGCTGAAGGGGCCCTTCACCGCGTCGCATGTGGTGAAGGGAGCTTTCACTGCATGACATGCGGGGAAAGCGTCCTTCAACCCCGGCTGACGGCAGCGCGCGGAGCGGCCGTTCGCCTAGGTACGTGAAGGCCCCCTTCGTGTACTTGGGTGCGGCCGAAGCGTGGTACGGGGCCCGCGTTCCGTGAAGATCGCCACAGCAGCCCCACCAGCCGCAGCGTCAGCGCGTGAAGGCCGACAGTGCCCGAAACGCCACTCACGACCCACTGGACCCAATCCGGACCGCGACCGGCACCGAAGGCCTGTCATGACACCGGGATCAGGGGGTCATCCGCAGCAGCGGGAGACCCGAGGGCGTGCGGATCTCCAGCGCCTTGATGTCCCCGGTGCGCATCGCGGTGCCGACCACGATATGCGCCGTGTCCTTGGGCATCGCGCGCCAGGACGCCAGCTCGCTGGTGCCGCCGTCGGCGCCGACGGCGACCAGGATGTAGTCCCCGCTGCGGTTGCCGCCGTAGCTGCAGGTCATGTCGACCTTCGTGCCGGTCTCCGTGGCGGACATGGCGACTTCGGCGGTCACCGGGTAGTCGCCGAGCGGGGTCATCGGGTCGCCTGCCACGACTGGCCCGGTCAGGACGACCACGAGCGCGACACCGGCGGTCACGGCCGCCCCGGCCGCGGTCGTGGTGATGGCCCGTTGGATCCGCCTTCCCCGGCGGACCCGTTTGAGCACGGTCGGCAGCAGGTCCGGCGAGGGCGCCGGTTCGTCCTCCAGCAGCGCCGGGGCACCGGCCTGGGCGAGCAGTCCGGGGATCCCGGCCAGGTCGCGCACGGATTCCGCGCACCGGTCGCAGACGCGAAGGTGTTTCTCGTAGGCGGACCGGTCTTCCGGGGACAACGCCCCGAGCACGTAGGCCGCGTCGTAGGTGGCGAAGGGGTCGGTCATTGAGTCACCCCTCTTTCCTCCAATATCAGCCGCAGCGCCCGCAACGCGTAGTGCGTCCGCGACTTGATCGTCCCTTCGGCCACACCCAGCCGTTTCGCGGCGTCGGCGACGGAGTAACCCTGGAAATAGCACAGGACGAGGACGTCCCGATGTCTCGGCGACAGTTCGCCGAGGGCTTCGGCGACCAGCCAGCCCTGGACGGCCCGTTCGGTGCCGTCGGTGACCGCCGTTTCGGGTGGTTGGCCGGTCACCACCTCGGGATGGGCCTCGGAAGCGCGCCAGTCGTCGATGGCGATCCGTCTCGCGACGGTGAACAGCCAGCCCCGCGCCGACCCTTCGGACTGGTCCAGCACCTTGGCGTTGCGCCAGGCCCGCAGCAGCGTCTCCTGGACGACGTCCTCCGCGCGGACCCGGTCGCCGCTGGTGAGGCGCAGCGCGTAGGACCAGAGTGCCGCCGCGTGCTCATCGTGCAAAGCCCGCATCAGCCGGTCCTCCGCGAATTCCTTCACCGATCCGTGCTTTCCCGGTTCAGGAGCAGCGGGAGCGCGAAGACCACGCAAGCCACTTCGGTGATCAGGCCCCACAGCTCGGCCTGGGTGGTGAAGCGCTCCGAGACACCGAAGAACCCTGTGGTCAGCGAGAGCACGTACGCGCCCAGTGTCGCCAAGCCGAAACCGATCGCCGCGAGCGCGGGAAGCCAGTGGTGCCAGACCAGGACGGCGACCGCGATGACCACGCCCGCCACCACGTTCACCAGAAAGAGCGGACCGACCACATCCGTTTCCGAGGCCCAGTCCTGCCATACGACATAATGCACCCACGCCGAGCCGAGGAGACCCGCCGCCACCACCGCCCGCAACAACCACCGGATCATGTCCGTATCTCTTTCCGCGTGTTCGGTTCCTCTATGCCTTTGAACACGGAAAAACGGGCCTCGCGGTTCAATCTCGCACCCGATGGCCGCCGAAATTGAACCGGATGGCCGTCTGGACCGTGTGTAGGGGCATGACTGCCGAACTCCACTCCCGCCGCACCGTCCTGACCACCGGGGCCGCCGTCGCCGGCGCGGCCGTCGGTGCCGTGGCCCTCACGGCCTGCGGAAGCGACAGCAACCCGCCGTCCGGTTCGACCGCCGCACCGCCCGCCGCCGCGCCGGGTGAGACCCTGACCGCGCTCTCCGACATCGAGGTCGGCAAGGCGAAGGCCGCCAAGACCGCCGACGGCAAGGACGTCATCGTCACCAGGACCGCCGAAGGCACGGCGGCCGCGTTCAGCGCGATCTGCACGCACCAGGGGTGCGCGGTCGTGCCCGAGGGCGCGGAGCTGAAATGTCCCTGCCACAACTCGATCTTCGACGCCGCGACCGGCGCGGTCAAAAAGGGACCGGCGGACCAGCCGCTGCCCTCGATCGCGGTCAAGGTCACGAACGGCCAGGTCGTCACGGCCTGAGAAAACGCGGAAAGGGTCCCTTTAGGACGGGAATTCCGTCCTAAAGGGACCCTTTCGGCAAGCTTTCAGCTGTCCCAGGTGAAAATCGGGTCGCCTGCCTCGACGTCGCCACCGGTGGGCAGCCCGGAAAGGACTTCCGCCTTCGCGTCCAGCGCCACCACGGGCACGATCGGCGAGTAGCCGGCGGCCTTGACCGCGTCGGGGTCCCAGCCGACCACCGGCTGCCCGGCGCGGACGGCCTCACCCTTGACGACGTGGAGGGTGAACCCCTCACCCTTCTGCTTCACGGTGTCGATCCCCAGGTGGACCAGCACGCCGCGGCCGTCTTCGGTGGCCACCACGAACGCGTGCGGGTGCAGGGTCACGACCGTCCCGTCCACCGGGGCGACCGCGTCCTGGCGTCCGCCCGAGGGCAGGACCGCGATGCCGGGGCCGACCATCGCCTGCGCGAAGACCGGATCGGGCACTTCGGTCATAGCGGTCGCCTTACCGCTCACCGGGCTGAGGATCTCGAGACTCACAGCAGATCCTCGATGTCGCTGGCGATGTTGTCGGCCTCGGGGCCCACGATGACCTGGACACCGGCCCCCATGCGCACGACGCCCATCGCACCGGCGGCCTTCAGCGCCGCCTCGTCGAGCAGGCTCATGTCTTCGAGCTCACAGCGGAGCCGGGTGATGCACCCCTCGACCTCGATGACGTTCTCGGCACCGCCGAGCCCCGCGAGGATCTTTTCCGCCCTGTCATCCGCCATCGCGGTCTCCCTGTTCCCTGTCGGTTTCCCACATGCGAACCAGCTGTACTACGCCGTTCGCCGACTCGCACGTGATCCCTGGCCACGAACGCGTAACGGTGGTTGACACCCGCTCGTGCGACGGAGCATCCTGCCCCATCGGATCATTGGTCTAGACCGGAACGTACCAATCTTCCGGACCAGATGCGAGTACGGGTTCCCCAACCGACCGGCCCGAAAGGACGGTGACCGTCATGAGCGCTTCGGCGCAGCTGCCGCCGTCCGACCGTGTGATCAACGGACCGACGCCCAAGCACGCCCAGCTGCGGGAGATTCTGCGCCGCACGGTGGAGCGTGAGCTACCCCCCGGCTCACCTATCCCCTCGGAACGTGACCTCGCCGAGACCTACCAGGTGTCGAGACTCACGGTCCGCTCGGCGATCGGCAAGCTGGTCGAAGAAGGGCTCTTGTCGCGGGTGCGCGGCAAGGGGACGTTCACCGCCGCGAGGCGGATGGAACTGCAGCTCTACCTGATGTCCTTCACCGAGGACATGCGCCGTCGCGGGATGACCCCGACCACGGAGGTCGTCAAGACCGCCACCGAGGTCCCGCCCGCCCCCTCGGCGCACGCGCTCGGTCTGGCCGCCGGAACTCCGGCACACCGCATCGTCCGGCTCCGCCGCGCCGACGGGGTGCCGCTGGCGGTCGAACGCGGCTGGTATCACGCGGGCCGGATGCCCGGTCTGCTCGACCTCGATCTCACCCGATCGTTGTACGTCCAACTCGCCCAGTCGTACGACCTGCGCCCGGACCACGCGTGGCAGACGGTCTGGGCCGAATCCGCGGACCGCGAAACGGCACGCCTGCTCGGCATGCGCGCCGGCAGTCCGCTTCTTGTCTTCCGCCGGGTCTCCAGCGTCAACGGGGAACCGATCGAAGACATGACTTCCTGGTACCGGGGCGATCACTACCAGGTCACCATGCAGCTGGACCGGAACACCCCGGATTCCGGTCATCATCCTCACTACGGAGGTACCCGATGAGCTCCACCACCGCGGAGGGGGCGAAGGGCAAAGGCAAGGGACTGGCCGGGCTTCAGCGCTTCGGCCGCAGCCTCATGCTCCCCATCGCCGCCCTGCCCGCCGCCGCGCTCCTGAACAGGTTCGGTCAACCCGACCTGCTCGGCAAGGACGGCCTCGGCTGGGACAAGGTCGCCGAAGTCCTCGGCGCGGCAGGCAACTCGCTGTTCAACTGGCTGCCGCTCCTGTTCGCGGTGGGTATCGCCGTCGGCTTCGCCCGGAAGAGCGACGGCGCGACCGCGCTGGCCGCCGTGGTCGGCTTCTTCGTGTTCACCAGCGTCCTCCAGGTCTTCACGCCGTTCTCCGAGCTGCCGGGCTGGAACCCCGAGAAGCCCGCCGGCCTGATGCTCAACCCGATGAAGTGGTCCTACAGTGTGCTGGCCGGTGTGATCGTCGGTCTGGTCACCGCCTTGCTGTGGCAGAAGTTCTACCGCATCAAACTGCCGCCGTACCTGGCCTTCTTCGGCGGGCGCCGGTTCGTGCCGATCATCACCGCCCTGACGCTGATGCTCCTCGCGGTGCCCTTCGGCCTGGTCTTCCACTGGGTCAACGAAGGCATCCAGGCCGCGGGCGAGGCGGTCACGGGCGCACCGGTCGTCGGTGGCGGCATCTACGGTGTGCTGAACCGGCTGCTGATCCCGGTCGGTCTGCACCAGCTGCTGAACGTGCCGGTCTGGTTCATCTTCGACGGTGGCGACCTGACCGAGTTCTTCAAGGGTGACCCCACCCGCGGCACGTTCATGACCGGGTTCTTCCCGATCTTCATGTTCGCCATCCCCGCCGCGGCGCTGGCGATCTGGCAGAGCGCGAAGCCCAGCCAGAAGAAGATCGTCGGCGGTGTGATGATCGCCGGCGCGCTGACCTCGTTCCTGACCGGTATCACCGAGCCGATCGAGTTCTCGTTCATGTTCGTCGCGTGGCCGCTGTACCTGATCCACGCGATCCTGACCGGTACGTCGATGGCACTGGTGAACGCGCTCGACATCCACCTCGGCTTCGGCTTCTCCGCCGGTGCGATCGACTTCGCGCTCAACAGCTCCCTCCCGGCGGCGAGCGGCAACGTCTGGCTGCTCATCCCGATCGGTCTCGCCTACGCGGTCGTCTACTACGTGATCTTCCGTTTCGTGATCAAGAAGTGGAACCTGCGGACCCCCGGCCGCGAGGACGACGCGATCGAGGCCGATCTCGAAGCCACCGCGGCGAAGCCCGTCAAGTAGTTTCAGCTCTGTAGAACCGAAGGCACGAAAGGGAAAGAACATGCCGGAGAAACGCGTCACCGTGGCCAGCAAGGTGGGCCTGCACGCCAGGCCCGCGGCGACGGTCGCCAAGGCGGCCGCGGCGCAGCCCGTCGCGGTGCACATCGCCAAGGCGGGCGGTGACCCGGTCGCGGCCGGCAGCGTGCTGAACCTGATGACGCTCGCCGCCGGTTACGGCGACGAGGTCATCATCAGTGCCGAGGGTGAGGGGGCCGAGGCGGCCGTCGACGCCATCGCCGAGCTGGTGGCGACCGACCTCGACGCCTGATCCCGACCGCTGCGTGTCCGTGGTGAACCCGCGACCGCGATCGACGTCGGCAGGGCGGGTTCACGCGTACGGTCACCTCTACAGGTGCACCTTCAGCTCCGCCGACAGGATCCTGCGAAGCCCGGGCCGCCCCGACCGGCCCGGGCTTCGTAGGGTGTTGGGCATGGAAAGCGTGCGTGGGATCGAACAGTGGCCGGTGGACAACGCCGCCACGGCCGTGGTGACCGCCGCCGGTGACGTGCTGGGCACGCACGGCGACACGAAGAAGGTGTACCGGCTCGCGTCGGTGACCAAGCCGCTCACCGCCTACGCCGCGTTGATCGCCATCGAAGAGGGCGTCGTCGAACTCGACACCCCCGCCGGGCCAGAGGGCTCCACGATCCGGCATCTGCTCGCGCACACCTCGGGCCTGGCCTTCAACGAGCACAAGCCGATGACCGCGCCGGGCAACCGGCGCCTGTACTCCAACGCCGGCTTCGAACAGCTCGCCGACGCGCTCGCCGAGCATTCCGGCATCCCCTTCGCCGATTATCAGGCGGAGGCGCTCTTCCAGCCGCTGGGCATGAAGGCGACCAAGCTGACCGGCTCCCCCGCCTCGGGCGCCGAGTCCACTGTGGACGATCTGGTGGCCTTCGCCGCCGAACTGCAGGCACCGAAGCTCATCGCCGCCGAAACGGTGCGCGAGGCGACTTCCGTGGTCTTCCCCGGCCTTTCCGGCGTCCTGCCCGGCTTCGGCCACCAGAAGCCGAACGACTGGGGGCTCGGATTCGAGATCCGCGACCACAAGAGTCCACATTGGACCGGCTCGTCGAGTTCGCCGCGGACCTTCGGCCACTTCGGGCAGTCCGGCACGTTCCTCTGGGTCGATCCCGACGCCGGTGCCGCCTGCGTCGCGCTCACCGACCGCGCCTTCGGCCCGTGGGCGGCCGAGGTCTGGCCGCCCTACACCGACGCCGTACTGGCCGAGCTGGGTAAACGCGGCGGGTGACCAGGTGGCCCGGTGGACCGAAGCGGGCAGACAGCTCCGTCCCGTCCCTTTTCGGCGCCCCGCAGCTGAGCTGGGCAAAGAACCCACACGAAACCCGGTTACCACTCGAATGAGTGACGTGACCGAGGTTGCATCACGTAACGGCCACGATGCCTTGCCAGCCCCTTAGGTGAGCTTTACCTTAGCCGCGGCACAACCGTGGGGGCTGACCGAAGGAGGGCCCCGTGGCTGTGGGCCGGATAGCTGTGGTTCTGTTCGTCGCGGCGTTGCTGACGACCTCTGTCGTCGCCTGCGACAGCGCGGAGGAATCCGACGCGCTGGTGATCTACTCCGGACGCAACAAGGAGCTGGTCGGCGGGCTTCTCGACCGGCTGAAGCAGGCTACCGGGACCCCGGTCGAGGTGCGCTACGGCGGCAGCGGGGAGATGGCCGCGCAGCTGCTCGAAGAGGGTGAGCGCACCCAAGCGGACGTCTTCTTCGCCCAGGACGCGGGCGCGCTCGGCGCGGTCGCCGGCCAAGGCAGGCTCTCCCCGCTCCCCGCCGAGGTCCTCGGCCTCGTTCCCGCCGGCTACCGCGCCGACGACGGCCGCTGGGTCGCCACCTCGGCCCGGGTCCGGGTCGTCGCCTACGACCCGCGCGCGGTCACCGAAGCGGAGCTGCCGAAGAGCCTCGACGACATCGTCGACCTGAAGTGGAAGGGCAGGCTGGGGTTCGCCCCGACCAACGGCTCCTGGCAGGCGTTCGTGACCTCGGTGCGGGTCCTCAAGGGCGAGGACTTCGCGCGGGACTGGCTGCGCCGGTTCGCCGCGAACGAGCCGAAGCGGTTCGACAACAACGTCGCGATCCTCAACGCCGTCAACGACGGCCAGCTGCCCGCCGGGTTGATCAATCACTACTACTGGTACGCCAAGGTCGCCGAGGCGGGCACGGGCGCGGTGCGGGCGAAACTGCACTACGTCCCCGGCGGCGACCCGCTCGGTCTGGTGAACGTCGCCGGTGCGGGTGTCGTCGAGGGGACCGACCGGAAGGACGCCGCGCTGAAGGCCGTCCGGTTCCTGCTCTCCGAGGAGGCGCAACGGCATTTCGCCGACGTCACCGCGGAATATCCGGTCGTTCCGGCGGTGACGTCGGCGAAGCACCAGTTGCCGCCGCTCACCGGGCTGCACGGCCCCGACATCGATCTCTCGCGGCTGTCGTCGCTGCAGCAGACCGTCGCGCTGCTCCAGGAAACGGGCCTGTCCTGAAAGGCGTCTTCCGGGCCGCCCCCGCACTGACGACGCTCGGTGCGCTGGTCGCGGCCGCGGCGGTGACGCCGCTCGGCTACCTCGCGGTCCGCTCGTTCGACCACGGGGCGGGCGAGGTGTGGCGTGTCCTGTGGCGGTCCCGCACCTTCGATCTCGCCGTGCGCAGCGTCGCGCTCGCGGCCGCGGTCACCGCGGCCTGCCTGGTGCTCGGCGTGCTCTCCGCCTGGCTCGTCGTGCGCAGCGACCTGCCGGGGCGCCGGTTCGCCGGGATCCTCCTGGTACTGCCGCTGGCCGTGCCGTCGTACGTCGCCGGGTTCACGTGGCTGGCGCTGGCCCCTGGGCTGACCGGGTTCTGGGGCGCGTTCCTGGTGCTGACGCTGGTGTCGTACCCGTACGTCCTGCTTCCCGTCGCGGCGGCGCTGCGCACCGCGGACCCGGCGGTCGAAGAGGTCGCGCGGTCGCTGGGCCGTACGAGCACGCGGACGTTCTTCTCGGTGACCCTGCGGCAGATCCGGCCCGCGGCCACCGCGGGCGGACTCCTGGTCGCGCTGTACGTGCTGAGTGACTTCGGCGCGGTGTCGCTGATGCGGTTCGAGGCGTTCACCCTCGGCATCTACACCAGCTATCGCGGGACCTTCGACCGGACGCCCGCCGCCATCCTCGGCTGCGTCCTGGTCGTCCTCGCGATCCTGCTGACCATCGGCGAACGGCGCGCGCGAGGCGCGGCCGGCGGCCGAGGGGAACGCGAGCCCGTCCGCGTTCCCCTCGGCGGGGCGAAGATCCCGGCGGTGACCGGGACGGCGGTGGTACTCCTGCTCGCCCTCGGCGTGCCGGTGGCGAGCCTTGCCCGGTGGCTGGTCGCGGGTAGTTCGGCGGCGGGCGGCAACCTGCTCTCGACGACCGGGAACACCGTGGCGGTGGCGGCCTCCGGCGCGCTCCTCACCGTTTTGTTCGCCCTTCCGGTCGGCATCCTCGCGGCGCGGCACCGGGGACCGCTCGTCCGCGGGATGGAACTGGCGAGCTTCGCCGGGCACGCCCTGCCGGGTATCACGGTCGGGCTCGCGCTGGTGTTCTTCGGGATCCGGGTGCTGCCGGAGCTCTATCAGACGACGTCGATGCTGGCCTTCGCCTACGCGGTGCTCTTCCTTCCGCTGGCGGTGAGCGCCGTGCGGACCGCCGTCGCGCATGCCCCACCGGTGTTGGAGGACGTGTCGCGGTCGCTCGGGAAAGGCCGCACGGCCACGCGGCTGCTGGTGACCGTGCCGCTGGCCGCTCCGGGCATCTTGGCGGGCGCGGCGCTCGTCTTCCTCACCTGCGCCAAGGAACTGCCCGCGACCCTGCTGCTCCGGCCGACCGGGGTGGACACGCTGGCCACCGAACTGTGGACGAAGACCGAGATCGGCGCCTACGCCGCGGCCGCGCCCTACGCGGCGGTCCTGCTGGTGGTGGCGGCCATCCCGGCCGTCGTCCTCGACCGGTTCCTGCGAGGAGTGACGCGATGAGCGGCTTGGACGTGAAGGGCCTGATCGCCGGATACGGACCGGATCCGGTACTGCGCGGGCTGGATCTGCGGGTTCCCGAAGGCGGGCTCGTGGCGGTGCTCGGGCCGTCCGGCTGCGGGAAGACGACTCTGCTGCGGGTGCTCGCCGGGTTCCATCCGGTCCGTGACGGCGAGGTGCGCCTCGGCGGCAGGCTGCTCGCCGGCGGATCCACGCACGTGCCGCCGGAACGCCGCGGCATCGGGATCGTGCCGCAGGAAGGCGCGCTGTTCCCGCATCTGAGCGTCGCGGGCAACGTGGGTTTCGGGTTGTCGCGCGCCGGACGACGCGACGGCCGGATCGGCGAACTCCTCGATCTGGTCGGGCTTTCCGGTTACGAGACAAGGAAACCCGGTGAGCTGTCCGGTGGGCAGCAACGCCGGGTCGCGCTCGCCCGCGCGCTCGCGCCACGACCGGGTGTCGTGCTGATGGACGAGCCGTTCTCCTCGCTCGACGCGAGTCTGCGCGAAGAACTCCGCGTGGACGTGCGCGCGGCGCTGCGCGCGTTCGGCGCGACGGCGTTGCTCGTGACGCACGACCAGGAGGAGGCGCTCGGCATGGCCGACCTGGTCGCGGTGCTGCGTGGCGGTGTCGTCGCGCAACTCGGGACACCGCAGGAGATCTACGGCAGGCCCGCCGATCTCGGGGTCGCGCTCTTCGTCGGCGAGGCGGTCACTTTCCCCGGTGACGCGGAAAACGGGACGGTGGACACGCCCCTGGGCAGGCTTCCCGTCCAGGGCCGCGGGACCGGCACCGTCCTGCTGCGCCCGGAACAACTGCACGTGGACGCCGACGGCGTACCGGCCACCGTGGAGGATGTCCTGTTCCACGGGCACGACGCGACGGTGCTGCTGCGGCTCGCCGACGGTGGGCAGGTGCGCCAACGCGTCCAAGGTCCGCTCGGGGTTTCCCGTGGTGACGAGGTTCGCGTGCGCGTGTCCGGCCCTGCCCTGTTCTTCGCCGGGGAACCGGCATGACCAGGGCCGCCGACCTCGGCTTCCTCGGCGATCTGGCGGTCCACGGCGACCGGACCGCGCTGGTCGCCCCGGACGGCTCGGCGCTGAGCTACCGGGAACTGGACCAGCGAGTGTCCACTGTGGCCGATCGGCTCGGCCCGGTGCGCAGGCTGGTCCTGCTGGCCGCCGCCAACGACACCGGCTCCCTGGTCGCCTACCTGGCGGCGCTCCGCGGCGGGCACCCGGTGCTGCTGGTCCCCCGTGGCCAGGCAGGCGCCTTGGCCGCGAGTTACGACCCGGACGTCGTCATCGACGGCGTCCTGACCGAGCGGCGGCCGGGTACCGCACACGATCTGCATCCCGAACTGGCGCTGCTGCTTTCGACCTCGGGGTCGACCGGTTCCCCCAAGCTGGTGCGCCTGTCCGCCGACGGCCTGCGGGCCAATGCCTCGGCCATCGCCGAGTACCTCGACATCCGGGCCACCGACCGCGCCGTCGCCTCGCTGCCGTTGCCGTACTGCTACGGACTTTCCGTGGTGAACAGCAACCTCCTGCGCGGCGCGTGCCTGCTGCTGACCGAACACTCGGTCCTCGAGCCCGCGTTCTGGACGCTGGTGAAGGACCGGCGCGCGACGAGCC is a genomic window containing:
- a CDS encoding serine hydrolase domain-containing protein, translating into MESVRGIEQWPVDNAATAVVTAAGDVLGTHGDTKKVYRLASVTKPLTAYAALIAIEEGVVELDTPAGPEGSTIRHLLAHTSGLAFNEHKPMTAPGNRRLYSNAGFEQLADALAEHSGIPFADYQAEALFQPLGMKATKLTGSPASGAESTVDDLVAFAAELQAPKLIAAETVREATSVVFPGLSGVLPGFGHQKPNDWGLGFEIRDHKSPHWTGSSSSPRTFGHFGQSGTFLWVDPDAGAACVALTDRAFGPWAAEVWPPYTDAVLAELGKRGG
- a CDS encoding ABC transporter ATP-binding protein, which encodes MSGLDVKGLIAGYGPDPVLRGLDLRVPEGGLVAVLGPSGCGKTTLLRVLAGFHPVRDGEVRLGGRLLAGGSTHVPPERRGIGIVPQEGALFPHLSVAGNVGFGLSRAGRRDGRIGELLDLVGLSGYETRKPGELSGGQQRRVALARALAPRPGVVLMDEPFSSLDASLREELRVDVRAALRAFGATALLVTHDQEEALGMADLVAVLRGGVVAQLGTPQEIYGRPADLGVALFVGEAVTFPGDAENGTVDTPLGRLPVQGRGTGTVLLRPEQLHVDADGVPATVEDVLFHGHDATVLLRLADGGQVRQRVQGPLGVSRGDEVRVRVSGPALFFAGEPA
- a CDS encoding iron ABC transporter permease yields the protein MTPLGYLAVRSFDHGAGEVWRVLWRSRTFDLAVRSVALAAAVTAACLVLGVLSAWLVVRSDLPGRRFAGILLVLPLAVPSYVAGFTWLALAPGLTGFWGAFLVLTLVSYPYVLLPVAAALRTADPAVEEVARSLGRTSTRTFFSVTLRQIRPAATAGGLLVALYVLSDFGAVSLMRFEAFTLGIYTSYRGTFDRTPAAILGCVLVVLAILLTIGERRARGAAGGRGEREPVRVPLGGAKIPAVTGTAVVLLLALGVPVASLARWLVAGSSAAGGNLLSTTGNTVAVAASGALLTVLFALPVGILAARHRGPLVRGMELASFAGHALPGITVGLALVFFGIRVLPELYQTTSMLAFAYAVLFLPLAVSAVRTAVAHAPPVLEDVSRSLGKGRTATRLLVTVPLAAPGILAGAALVFLTCAKELPATLLLRPTGVDTLATELWTKTEIGAYAAAAPYAAVLLVVAAIPAVVLDRFLRGVTR
- a CDS encoding iron ABC transporter substrate-binding protein, with translation MAVGRIAVVLFVAALLTTSVVACDSAEESDALVIYSGRNKELVGGLLDRLKQATGTPVEVRYGGSGEMAAQLLEEGERTQADVFFAQDAGALGAVAGQGRLSPLPAEVLGLVPAGYRADDGRWVATSARVRVVAYDPRAVTEAELPKSLDDIVDLKWKGRLGFAPTNGSWQAFVTSVRVLKGEDFARDWLRRFAANEPKRFDNNVAILNAVNDGQLPAGLINHYYWYAKVAEAGTGAVRAKLHYVPGGDPLGLVNVAGAGVVEGTDRKDAALKAVRFLLSEEAQRHFADVTAEYPVVPAVTSAKHQLPPLTGLHGPDIDLSRLSSLQQTVALLQETGLS